The sequence CCGGGCGGCGCCCAGCTTGCGGTAGATGGCTCTCAGGTGGGCCTTCACGGTGTTGACCGAGACGCCGAGAAGCCCAGCGATCTCCGCGGCGCTCAACATCGTGGGCAAGTAGCGCAGGACTTCGATCTCCCGCTCGCTCAGGCCCTGGGCGATCGCCATGTCGGCGGAGACCCCGGTGCCCGCCCGCACTTCGCTGATGATCTGATCGAGGAACGGCGTCTCGCCGCCGAGCAGTCGCAACCGCTGCATGATCGCGTCGAGGCGGCTGTCGGCCATCGTGAAAAAGGGACGGCGAATCCCTTCGCGTGCGGCCAAGGCGACCGTGTCGCGGAGCTGGTCGACCGCCTGCATAGCGTGTCCACGCGCGTCGGCGACGATGGCACCGAGCACACCGGCCTCCACGGTGGCGACGGTCTGGGTCAGCGTGGTCGGGCTGTACCGCAGCAGTTCCTCGGCGCGCCGCAGGTCGTGGGCGGCGAATGCGAACCGGGCGCGGGCCACTCGGTGGGCGAAGTCGAGTGTGGCGTCCGGAGCGAGCGTGATGTCTGCCCGGTGGGGCTGCTCGGACCCGCCGGAGGCGAGGTCCACCTCGGCTTCGATCAGCGACATCCAGCGGTCCAGCGTGGGGGCGTGCAGTCGAGGGCTGCGTTCACGACGGGCCTCGTCGAGGAAGAGGCGTGCTCGGGTCGGCTCCCTGCGGGTCACCGCCAGCCTGGCCTCGATGCCGAGCGCAACGAGCCGCTGTGCGGCTTCCGGGTTGCCGTGGTGGGCATGGGTGCCCTGACGCAGTGCCTCTTGGGCGGCGTCGAGGTCGTGACGCTCCAGCTCGACGAGTGCTTGGGCGAAGTGGGCGGCCACCGTCTGCAGTGAGTATCGCCAGCCCCTCCGCTCGGCCAGGGTGCGGACGCCGGTGGCGAGTTGGGCGGCCTCGTCGGCCGAACCACAGAAGATCTGCAGCAGCGCCAGGTGGCCGGTGGCGTTCATCTCGGTCAATTCCAGGTCCGCCGTGCGCGCTGCGCTGGCGGCAGCTCGGAGGTCGCGGGCTGCGGCCTCCGGTCGGCCGGTCCACAGCAGTGCGAGACCCCGGTGATTGAGGGCGACGGCGCGTTGCTGGGTGGCGACCAGGCCGTCGGCCGACGCGTCGGCGGCGAGCAGGTCAAGCAGCTGGGTGCTGACCGCGATGACCGCCCGCATGTTCCCGACGGCACGTTCGGCCAGCATCTCCGGGGTCAACAGCATGAGCTCGGTGGGGCGGCGAGTGGCGGTGTCACCCCGCTGCCCGAGCATCTCCCGGGCGCGAGCGATACGTGCCGGGATGGCCTCGTAGTTGCCGGCCTGGAAGAGCAGCACCACGCTGCAGAAGATCAGCTCCGGCGTCGACGAGCTCTGGTCCGGCGGCACTCGTTGGAGGATCTTGAGGAACGCGTCTTGCTGCGGGGAGAGGATGAGTGGGGCGCCCTGGGTGGCGACGAGCTGTCCGACGTAGGGCCAATCCTGAGCGGCGAGGGAATGGTCCAACGCCTCCAGGACCGAGTTGTTCGCGGCGTACCACCGGGCGGCCCGGCGGTGCAGTTCGGCCACCGCCGCGGGGTCCTCCAGCGACAGCCGGTGCCTCAGCGCGTCGCGCATCAGGTGGTGGTAGCGGAACCACAGCGGTTTGGCGCCGAGCCGAACGACGAAGTCGTTGCTGTGTTCCAGCTGTTCGAGCGTGCGTTGTCCGTCGTGTCGCGCCGTGATCGCGTTGGCGAGGCCGGCACAGAGCCGCTCGCAGATGCTCGTCTGCAGCAGGAACCGGCGTTCGTTCGCGGGCCAGTTGGCCAGGACCTCGTTGGTCAGGTAGTCGTCGATGCTGCGGATGTCCCCGGCGAGGTCGGCGATCGAGCGCCCGCCGTTGCCGTCGGCGAGGAAACCGGCACCGAGCTGTAGCCCGGCCGCCCACCCTTCGGTCCGCTCGAGCAGTTGTCCTACCTCGGCCGCGGCCAGCTCGAGCCCGTGCCCGTGCGCCAGGGCGGCGGCCTCCTCATCGGTGAACATCAGGTCGTCCGCTCGGATCTCGGCGACCTGGCCCTCCGCACGGAGGCGTTGCACGGCCAGTGCGGGTAGCTGCCGACTGATGAGGACGAGGCGCAGCGGCGTCGGTGGCCGCCGGAGCAGATCGTTCATCTCCTGCAGCACCCGCGGATCGTCGATCTCGTGGAAGTCGTCGAGGACCAGCACTGTCTTGTTCGACAGCTGCCCGAACCCGGAGCTCAACAGCCGGCCGCGTTCCCGCTCGTCCGTGGGGACGGACCGTAACTCGGCGAGTGCGTGGTTCGGCGGGACGATGCCGGCGGCATCGAGTGCCGCGAGGACGTACCCCCAGAAGCGCTGCGGGTCGTTGTCGTGCTTGTCCAGGCTGAGCCAGGCGACCGGAGCGGTCCGCGTGCGTGCCCAGGTCGAGACCAGCATGGTCTTGCCCCAGCCGGCACCCGCACAGACCAGCGTCACCGGGTTCTGCACCCCGGCATCGAGCAGGCTGAACAAGCGCCGACGATCGACACCGGGACGAAGTCTCCGCGGGGGCGCTGTCTTGGCGACGACCAACACGGGAAGCGCGCCCGGATCGACGGGCTGCCCGAGGGCCGTCACGGAGTCCGACCGGCGCGTCGTATCTGGATCACGGCGATCCACGCCGCAAAGGCACTGCCGGCGGCGAGTGCCCCCAGAGCGGGCCCGTAGTCGCCGTACCGGGTGAAGGAGAACGCCATGAGCAGTGGGCTCAGGAACCCGGCGATTCCGGCGATCGCACAAGTCACCCCGGTGACCAGGCCAATCATCGTCGGCGGCACGGTCGCGGCGATCTGGGCGATGACGGTGGTGTTGACGATGCCGAGGCCGACCGCCAGAACGGGCAGGGTACCGGCCAGCGTCAGGGCCAACGGCGGGGTGAACGCCTGCACCGCCGTGGCGACGGCGAGAACGATCATCGCGGCGGCGAGGGGCCGTGCCGGCGTCAGCCGATCCGCCAGCCACCCGCCGACGGGCCGGGTGAACACCGAGACGAGCACGAACACCGCCAGCACGTCACCGGCCCGAGCCGCACCGAGGCGGTAGGTGTTGACCAGGTAGAGCGGCAGGGTGGCGGAGAACGTCGCGAACAGGGCGAGGCTGACCGTGTACCAGAGGGTCGCCTGTCGGGTGATCGGCAGCCGCAGCACCGCGGCGACCCTGATTCGCGCCGCTCCCGCGCGCGGTGTCTGCGCCGGCGCGTTGCGCGCAGCCGCGCCCGCGACCAGCGCGAACACGCCAAGAGCGGCGGCGGTGACCAGATAGGGCGCGGCCATGCCGTACTCCTGGGTCAGCCGGACCGCGGTGAACCCGCCGATCGCGTTACCGCACAGGCCGGCGCCGACCGCACCGATAGCGAGGCCCCGATGAGCGTCGGGGAACCAGGCACTGACGAACGGCACCCCGACGGTGAGCATGGTGCCCGCGACGCCCAGCAGCGTCGCACCGATCAGCAGACCCCCCACCGATCGAGTTCCGAACGTGGCGAGCACCAGCAACGCGACGATCGTCGCGCCGGTCACCAACACGAAAACCAGCCGACCACCGAACCGATCGGTCAGCGCGCCGACCGGTACCCGCCCCAGCGTGCCCACGACCACGGGTAACGACACCGCGAGGGCCTGCTGCATCGGAGTCAGCCCGAGAGCGTCGTCCAGCAGCGGCGCCAGCGGCGCCATCAACGCCCATGCCCAGGAGGCGAGCACGTACCCCAGGACCGCGACGGCGAGCATCGCGCGACGGTCCGGCCGCCTCGTCGGTGCGGTCACGGTACGAGCCACTGCCATCACGGCACCCCCGGTGTCCCCAGCGGACTATTCCAGGCATGCTTGCAGCGATCAATGGCATTGTCTGGCTACGGCCTCAGTGTCTGGGTGTCGCCGTCTTCAGTCGAAAACGGTCGACCAGTCGTCTTTCATGCTGACGACCGTCCAGCCGAGCCGGTCGGCCTCGTCGAAGGCTTCCTCGGCACCCGCCGCGTAGGCGAACTCCCGATCCTTGTCGTCGTGCCGGACGAGCAGACGCAGGAACGGCTTGTCCGCATGCTGGGTGAAGTGCAGCATCGGGACGTCGCCGTTCGAGTTGCCTGCGGCGAGCAGCGGTCGACGGCCGGTTCGATTCCAGATCCGCACGGGCTTCTCGTCGCCGTCGTCCAGGTAGTCGGCCTCCGGACGGCGGATGATCGTGCCGCCGCTCTCGTCGCCGCGGTAGGCCAGCGCGACGGCGCTGCCGATGACCCGCTCCCGGGAGATGCCGTACACCTCCTGGCTGATCGGCCGCATGAAGTCCCGTCCGCCGCCGGACACGATGTAGTTGGCGAAGCCGTGGGCGGAGAGGTAGTCGAGCAGCTCGACCATCGGCGTGTAGCCGCAGCGCAGGTAGGCCCGGCCCAGCGTCGGGTGCTCCGCGGTACGCAGGAACTCGCCGGCTCCGGCCTCGAACTCCTCCACGGAGATCCCACCGTGGGCAGCCAGGATGCCGCCGGCGATCACGTTGGCGTTGCGGTCGTCGCCGGCGTAGTGCTCGACCAGCGCCGCGTCGAGCCATCCGTAGTCGCGTTCGTACGCCGACTTCCACGGTTGCCGGTCCCGTAACGCCGGATCGGCCTCGGCCATCTCGACGAATCGACGCAGGATGAAGTCGAGCTGGATCGGCAGTGGTTTCTCGCACCACAGTGTTCCGTCGTTGTCGAACACGGCCACGCGTTCTTCCACCGGCACCTCGGAGGAGGCGCGCCGGACGAACTCGACGATGCTGCGCTTCGCGTCGCCCTCGCGCCAGCTGGGGAGCGCCGGTCGATCTTCAGGAATGGAGGTCACCGGTCCACCATCGGCCGGCACGTGGTGCGCGGCCTCATCCCGCACGAGTGATCGCAGCGCACGGCACTTCGGCTCGCGGCGGCCAGGGACTCCGGTCCTCGGAACCTTCATCCACGCCGGATGAGGCGGCCGGAGGAGTGCCCATCGTTCACTCGCCAGGAACGGTACTGATCTGTCCACGACGTGGAGGCCAACGATGCCGACAGACCGGCCCAACATTCTCGTCATCTGGGGTGACGACATCGGGATCGCCAACCTGAGCTGCTACACCGATGGGCTGATGGGCTACCGCACGCCGAACATCGACCGCATCGCCGCCGAGGGCGCCCGCTTCACCGACTACTACGGCGAGCAGAGCTGCACCGCGGGACGCGCCGCCTTCATCTGCGGCCAGAACCCGATCCGTACCGGCCTCACCAAGGTGGGCATGCCGGGCGCGACCGTCGGACTGCAGCCGGAGGACCCGACGATCGCGACCGCGCTCAAAGCACACGGCTACGCGACCGGCCAGTTCGGCAAGAACCACCTCGGCGACCGCGACGAGCACCTGCCGACGGCGCACGGGTTCGACGAGTTCTTCGGGAACCTCTACCACCTCAACGCGGAGGAGGAGCCCGAGCTCGAGGACTACCCGACGCCGGAGGAGATGCCCGACTTCCACAAGCGGTTCGGTCCGCGCGGGGTCATTCACTCCTGGGCGGAGAAGGACGGCACGCAGCGGATCGAGGACACCGGTCCGCTGACCAAGAAGCGGATGGAGACCGTCGACGAGGAGTTCCTCGCGGCCGCGTCCGGCTTCATCCGGGACAAGGCCACCGCCGAAGAGCCGTTCTTCATGTGGTTCAACTCCACCCACATGCACTTCCGCACCCACGTCAAGCCCGAGAGCAGGGGCCAGGCGGGGCGGTGGCAGTCCGACTACCACGACGCGATGGTCGACCACGACAAGCTCGTCGGCGAACTGCTGGGGCTGCTCGACGAGCTCGGCATCGCCGAGAACACCATCGTCGTCTACTCCACCGACAACGGTCCGCACATGAACACGTGGCCGGACGGCGGCATGACGCCGTTCCGCGGGGAGAAGAACTCCAACTGGGAGGGCGCCTACCGGGTACCCGCTGTGGTGCGGTGGCCGGGACGGATCACCCCGGGCACCGTGTTCAACGGGATGGTCAGCCACGCCGACTGGTTCCCGACGCTGCTGGCCGCCGCCGGCGTGCCGGACATCGTCGATCAGCTGAAGGCCGGCGTGGAGCTGAACGGCACCCGGTTCAAGGTGTGCCTCGACGGCCACGATCAGACGGCGTACCTCACCGGGGAAGCCGAGGAGAGCCCACGCCGGCACTTCTTCTACGTCTCCGACGACGGCGACCTGACCGCGGTGCGGTTCGCACACTGGAAGCTGGTCTTCATGGAGCAGCGGGCCCCCGGAACGCTGCGGGTGTGGGCCGAGCCGTTCACCCCACTGCGGGTGCCGAAGATCTTCAACCTGCGCACCGACCCGTACGAGCGGGCCGACATCACCTCGAACACCTACTACGACTGGGTGCTCGACCACGCATGGATCGTGGTGCCGATGCAGTCGTACGTGTTCAACATGCTTCAGAGCTTCGCCGAGTTCC is a genomic window of Cryptosporangium minutisporangium containing:
- a CDS encoding LuxR C-terminal-related transcriptional regulator → MFSLLDAGVQNPVTLVCAGAGWGKTMLVSTWARTRTAPVAWLSLDKHDNDPQRFWGYVLAALDAAGIVPPNHALAELRSVPTDERERGRLLSSGFGQLSNKTVLVLDDFHEIDDPRVLQEMNDLLRRPPTPLRLVLISRQLPALAVQRLRAEGQVAEIRADDLMFTDEEAAALAHGHGLELAAAEVGQLLERTEGWAAGLQLGAGFLADGNGGRSIADLAGDIRSIDDYLTNEVLANWPANERRFLLQTSICERLCAGLANAITARHDGQRTLEQLEHSNDFVVRLGAKPLWFRYHHLMRDALRHRLSLEDPAAVAELHRRAARWYAANNSVLEALDHSLAAQDWPYVGQLVATQGAPLILSPQQDAFLKILQRVPPDQSSSTPELIFCSVVLLFQAGNYEAIPARIARAREMLGQRGDTATRRPTELMLLTPEMLAERAVGNMRAVIAVSTQLLDLLAADASADGLVATQQRAVALNHRGLALLWTGRPEAAARDLRAAASAARTADLELTEMNATGHLALLQIFCGSADEAAQLATGVRTLAERRGWRYSLQTVAAHFAQALVELERHDLDAAQEALRQGTHAHHGNPEAAQRLVALGIEARLAVTRREPTRARLFLDEARRERSPRLHAPTLDRWMSLIEAEVDLASGGSEQPHRADITLAPDATLDFAHRVARARFAFAAHDLRRAEELLRYSPTTLTQTVATVEAGVLGAIVADARGHAMQAVDQLRDTVALAAREGIRRPFFTMADSRLDAIMQRLRLLGGETPFLDQIISEVRAGTGVSADMAIAQGLSEREIEVLRYLPTMLSAAEIAGLLGVSVNTVKAHLRAIYRKLGAARRSEAVAIARQRGIL
- a CDS encoding MFS transporter, which gives rise to MAVARTVTAPTRRPDRRAMLAVAVLGYVLASWAWALMAPLAPLLDDALGLTPMQQALAVSLPVVVGTLGRVPVGALTDRFGGRLVFVLVTGATIVALLVLATFGTRSVGGLLIGATLLGVAGTMLTVGVPFVSAWFPDAHRGLAIGAVGAGLCGNAIGGFTAVRLTQEYGMAAPYLVTAAALGVFALVAGAAARNAPAQTPRAGAARIRVAAVLRLPITRQATLWYTVSLALFATFSATLPLYLVNTYRLGAARAGDVLAVFVLVSVFTRPVGGWLADRLTPARPLAAAMIVLAVATAVQAFTPPLALTLAGTLPVLAVGLGIVNTTVIAQIAATVPPTMIGLVTGVTCAIAGIAGFLSPLLMAFSFTRYGDYGPALGALAAGSAFAAWIAVIQIRRAGRTP
- a CDS encoding HAD family hydrolase encodes the protein MTSIPEDRPALPSWREGDAKRSIVEFVRRASSEVPVEERVAVFDNDGTLWCEKPLPIQLDFILRRFVEMAEADPALRDRQPWKSAYERDYGWLDAALVEHYAGDDRNANVIAGGILAAHGGISVEEFEAGAGEFLRTAEHPTLGRAYLRCGYTPMVELLDYLSAHGFANYIVSGGGRDFMRPISQEVYGISRERVIGSAVALAYRGDESGGTIIRRPEADYLDDGDEKPVRIWNRTGRRPLLAAGNSNGDVPMLHFTQHADKPFLRLLVRHDDKDREFAYAAGAEEAFDEADRLGWTVVSMKDDWSTVFD
- a CDS encoding arylsulfatase, with protein sequence MPTDRPNILVIWGDDIGIANLSCYTDGLMGYRTPNIDRIAAEGARFTDYYGEQSCTAGRAAFICGQNPIRTGLTKVGMPGATVGLQPEDPTIATALKAHGYATGQFGKNHLGDRDEHLPTAHGFDEFFGNLYHLNAEEEPELEDYPTPEEMPDFHKRFGPRGVIHSWAEKDGTQRIEDTGPLTKKRMETVDEEFLAAASGFIRDKATAEEPFFMWFNSTHMHFRTHVKPESRGQAGRWQSDYHDAMVDHDKLVGELLGLLDELGIAENTIVVYSTDNGPHMNTWPDGGMTPFRGEKNSNWEGAYRVPAVVRWPGRITPGTVFNGMVSHADWFPTLLAAAGVPDIVDQLKAGVELNGTRFKVCLDGHDQTAYLTGEAEESPRRHFFYVSDDGDLTAVRFAHWKLVFMEQRAPGTLRVWAEPFTPLRVPKIFNLRTDPYERADITSNTYYDWVLDHAWIVVPMQSYVFNMLQSFAEFPRRQEPASFSLEQVLAKLQTGIGSA